A DNA window from Polynucleobacter sp. AP-Titi-500A-B4 contains the following coding sequences:
- the leuE gene encoding leucine efflux protein LeuE, producing the protein MEWFTFSLLSPSNAGILDFSSYLLGTVLVILLPGPNSLYVLTIATQKGWRSGALGALGIFIGDSILMIAVALGAASLLMSSPVLFQLVRIIGAIYLAWMGIGLLRSGQQHWTTQSHSQVFEIQTRLMQLHPLLAALSLSLTNPKAIFFFIAFFSQFIQPDFAHPAITFVYLATVLQLMSMTYLAGLISVGQFFSTYFKSRYRLTAGLWMLAGILFIGFAIRLLIV; encoded by the coding sequence ATGGAATGGTTCACATTCAGCCTCTTATCACCTTCAAATGCAGGAATCCTGGATTTCTCAAGTTACTTGCTTGGGACTGTGCTTGTCATCTTGTTGCCTGGCCCGAACTCACTATATGTACTGACCATTGCTACGCAAAAGGGTTGGCGCTCTGGCGCATTAGGCGCATTAGGAATCTTCATTGGCGATTCGATTCTGATGATTGCTGTTGCTCTAGGCGCTGCATCACTCTTAATGTCTTCCCCTGTGCTCTTCCAGCTTGTGCGCATCATCGGAGCAATCTATTTGGCTTGGATGGGGATAGGCTTATTGCGCAGTGGGCAGCAGCACTGGACAACACAATCTCATTCGCAGGTTTTTGAGATTCAAACACGTTTAATGCAATTGCATCCATTGCTTGCCGCGCTATCGCTATCACTCACCAATCCTAAGGCAATCTTTTTCTTTATTGCTTTCTTCTCGCAATTTATTCAGCCAGATTTTGCGCATCCAGCCATTACCTTTGTATATCTTGCGACGGTTCTACAGTTGATGAGTATGACTTACCTAGCAGGACTCATCTCTGTAGGGCAATTTTTCTCTACGTATTTCAAAAGCCGTTACCGCTTAACTGCGGGACTGTGGATGCTGGCTGGAATATTATTTATTGGCTTTGCAATTCGCTTATTGATTGTTTGA